From the Borrelia turcica IST7 genome, the window GAAGAGATACGAGTAGAGGCAACTAAGCTTAGACAAGGTAATAAGGAAAACCACTTTTTAAACTTTTTAACTTCAGCTAGCAATAATAGGCTTATAAATAACAGGATTCACTCATTAGAACATACAAGTGAGGCTTTAGAGAGAGAGTTGGGTAGACTCAAGAATAAGTTACACAATGAAGGGATATTCTACACATCAAATGAGAATGCTAGCTTAGAGATAGTAAAGTATGACCTTGCATTTTTAAAGGATGCATTTGAACTAGTTAAAGCAAAAATTGGTGCGGATACTAAGGAACCATTAACCCGTAGCTTTAATGAACAAGTTAAGGGGTTAGGTAGTGACGGGAAGGGTGATAGGACTAATTACTATGATTATTTAAAGGGGGTACAAGAGGCGGTAGAGATTGCTGTTAATAACAAGCTTAACACACACTACAATCTTGATATGAAGTTTAATGATATTGAGGTATTAAACACAGAAGAGCGTATAGCACAAGGGACATTACTTTATGGTGTTTTCATTAATGTTGATGAGTACTTAAAGGTAGCACATGTGGTTAGAACAGTGTGTCAAGGGCATTTTGTTTGTGCTAGTGGAAGCATTAAAGCAGGTGATAAGCTTACCTTTTCAGATAAGGGGATATTAGAAAAGGCTGTAAACAATCGTCATACTTATACTCATGTACTGCAGTAAAGGATTCATTTGAATTTAGTGATAAGAAGGGTATTTATGGTGTAGAAATTGATTTTAATGGATTTGTTGCACCAAAAGTAAACTAAATCTAAAAATAAAAACAAGGAGAATATTTAAATGTCATATTTAGATGATAATTACTATGCGAGAAGAGTTGCAGAAGTACTAGAAGAGGGTTTTATTGATGAACCAGAGTTTTATAAATGGTTTACACTTAACCAGGTAGTTAATACAGACATAACATCGGGGCATTTCCAGACAACTAAATGTACTATAAAAAGATAAAAACGATGCTGGAGAGTGTATTTTAGTAAAAGTCCGAATTCGGACTTTTAAATGTATTAACAACTCTTTAATGTACTTGGTAAGTCACGGATTGTCTTTGAAAAGACAATAAAATTATTTGAAATTACGAGAGAAGTAATGTATGATATGATCTTATCATCACAAGGATTTGTTACACAAACAAATGGGTGTAGATTCGCTTTAAGGCAAGCTTTAACTTCCTTAATGTCTTTAAAGAGTAGGATATCAAGTGAGTTAAACCCATCTTTATCACAATAGTTCTTAACTGCTTTAGTTAACAAATCCCACTCATTCTTAGCTGTTTGTTGCTTGCTTGTATCACTTGAAATACTTGATAAGTTAAGTTTAAAATCAAATTTATTGAAAATAAAAAATAACGAAAAGTCGAAATGAGATACTCATTAGTAATTCTATCTAAGAGTAGCGCTATTAAGTTGTAGTTTAACTCAAATAACAAAGCAGTAAGGCAAAGTAGAGTTTATTTATATACGTATAATGTATAAAATATTTGACTAATAAAGGGTTTAAAGACATACTGTCATTTAGAACATTCATCATAATTTATTATGCTTACTTGATACATCTTAGAGGCGGGCTTTAACTTCAGATAAAGTCTGTCTCTTTAATTTTGCTTTAATTAGATATAGAATATAAGAATAAATAAACTTTGAACTAGTAAGGAGAGGATATAAAAGTGACAAGAATTTTATTTTTATTTTCTATGCTTATCTTTGCATGTACTGCTGTTAAAGAGCAGAGTAGGCAAGTTAAGATTGGAATTATTGCAGACGGTAGTTTTGCTGATAAGGGATTCAATGAGAGTGCCCTAGATGCACTTAATGAGATAAGAGAAGACTATGGAGTAGAGATTATAAGTAGGGAATCTAGCCTAGATTCTTTCTTGGGTGATATTGAAGAGCTTAATGGCATGGGAGTGGATTTAATGTGGCTAGTTGGCCAGCCATTTGCTGATGTTGCTGAAACTGTTGCTAGTGAAAACACGGCTATTAAGTATGCAGTAATTGATGCTGTATATGATAGTAGTATATTGCTACCTAGTAACTTAACATCAATGACATTTAGAACAGAAGAGTCAGCCTTCTTAGTGGGTTATATTGCAGCACGGAAGAGTAGGATAGACAGGATTGGTTTTATTGGTGGCATGGATGTCCCTGTAATAAATACATTTAGGTTTGGGTATGAGGCCGGAGCACTTTATGCAAAGAGTGATATTTATGTTGAAGTTGATTATGTTGGTGATTTTAATGATAAGGGTTTGGGAAAGATTGCTGCTGAGAAAATGTATAGTAATGGAGCTGATGTTATATTTACAGCAGCGGGGCTCACAGGGCTTGGTGTTATTGATGTGGCAGAAAAACTTGGCGATGGGCATTATGTTATTGGAGTTGACCAGGACCAGTCACAACTTGCTCCTAATAGCATAATAACATCTGCTGTTAAAGATGTAAGGCGAGCTGTTTTAAGCTTTACTGCTAATTATTTAACTACAAAGCATTTTGATGGTGGTGGTAGGACTAATAGCTATGGGCTTCGTGAAGGATTTGTTGGACATATTCGAAACCCTAAGATGATTCCTGATGAGATGGAAGCAGAGATTGAGGAGATTTCACAAAAAATCATAAATGGTAAGATTGTGGTTCCAAAAGATTATAAGAGTTTTTCTAAGTTTATTGAGTTAAGGGATGAAGTTAAAGAATAAAGGATAGAGGATTTAAGGAAATCTT encodes:
- a CDS encoding DUF787 family protein, with product MFNKFDFKLNLSSISSDTSKQQTAKNEWDLLTKAVKNYCDKDGFNSLDILLFKDIKEVKACLKANLHPFVCVTNPCDDKIISYITSLVISNNFIVFSKTIRDLPSTLKSC
- a CDS encoding BMP family protein translates to MTRILFLFSMLIFACTAVKEQSRQVKIGIIADGSFADKGFNESALDALNEIREDYGVEIISRESSLDSFLGDIEELNGMGVDLMWLVGQPFADVAETVASENTAIKYAVIDAVYDSSILLPSNLTSMTFRTEESAFLVGYIAARKSRIDRIGFIGGMDVPVINTFRFGYEAGALYAKSDIYVEVDYVGDFNDKGLGKIAAEKMYSNGADVIFTAAGLTGLGVIDVAEKLGDGHYVIGVDQDQSQLAPNSIITSAVKDVRRAVLSFTANYLTTKHFDGGGRTNSYGLREGFVGHIRNPKMIPDEMEAEIEEISQKIINGKIVVPKDYKSFSKFIELRDEVKE
- a CDS encoding anti-CBASS protein Acb1 family protein, with the translated sequence MDEKASYNREGQGSIERARQNASRLYEYSIFFRNYIESTPEDALKNGIALNFLDEGGQVDSKARILLLKNLKVRLKEALRQAMISHRFYGFGYILIQTNGIDDDLKRGVNKDTPTGFVFLEPRKIVDNNPKLDKPYIEYVRNVYEESGDRRSRDSNIQIHKSRLIMYENYDIILDKFVPVYSQGLITGFELFEDIYRQISKRIGNFNFLHYKDETLVDLMNTIEEIRVEATKLRQGNKENHFLNFLTSASNNRLINNRIHSLEHTSEALERELGRLKNKLHNEGIFYTSNENASLEIVKYDLAFLKDAFELVKAKIGADTKEPLTRSFNEQVKGLGSDGKGDRTNYYDYLKGVQEAVEIAVNNKLNTHYNLDMKFNDIEVLNTEERIAQGTLLYGVFINVDEYLKVAHVVRTVCQGHFVCASGSIKAGDKLTFSDKGILEKAVNNRHTYTHVLQ